The proteins below come from a single Ptychodera flava strain L36383 chromosome 6, AS_Pfla_20210202, whole genome shotgun sequence genomic window:
- the LOC139134760 gene encoding dolichyl-diphosphooligosaccharide--protein glycosyltransferase subunit 1-like produces MYRHLVYVAIFTSLLSLATNAKSGKISNDLVITKADRTLDLVSQLVKQTTIITVENKGSSSLRSFLLAVEPSLADKLSHIGAVIKEDDEVIHLDIEKTTVQGHSDKELYKVTLEDALGGDKTVKVNVEEIYSHALRPFPSHISQGEKQQVEIKANHYFYSPYQVSEQTTTVKLPTSSIESHSKLNPVSVFEEQITYGPYENIEPFSKDNMKIHFENNNAFLTVTTMERLIEVSHWGNIAVEETLDVRHTGATLKGPFSRYDYQRTQDGYSSIKSFKTILPASARDVYYRDEIGNISTSHMIEQDDHVELELRPRFPLFGGWKSHYYIGYNVPTYEYLFNSGDSYVLQMRFLDHIYDDMIVDELTVKIILPEGSKGIEFNPPYDVNQENLQRHYTYLDTLGRPVIVAHKNNLVEQHIQDFEVHYTFQKVLLLQEPLLVVGAFYLLFLTVIVYVRLDFSISKDPATESRLRVAGLVEQILKVEDKRFSLYRSYDDTITKFKSSKDSNSFNDARKKLDQEYRSYTTNINAFLATLKQEGTDAAEKVSEIQKLQSQLKDLVGQSVQHAERIVSGKFTKGQYVEAERANSAKREDIMTKRAAIIQSLE; encoded by the exons ATGTACCGTCATCTAGTCTATGTTGCCATCTTCACTAGCCTTTTGTCTTTGGCTACTAATGCAAAATCTGGAAAAATTAGCAATGATTTGGTGATAACTAAAGCCGATAGAACACTGGATTTGGTGTCCCAGCTGGTGAAGCAGACAACAATAATCACCGTAGAAAACAAGGGGAGTTCATCACTAAGGTCGTTCTTGCTCGCTGTCGAACCTTCACTTGCCGATAAACTGTCGCATATCGGTGCAGTG ATAAAAGAAGATGATGAAGTGATTCACCTTGACATTGAAAAAACAACAGTTCAAGGTCACAG TGACAAAGAATTGTACAAAGTCACACTTGAGGATGCTCTTGGGGGTGACAAGACAGTCAAAGTCAATGTGGAAGAGATCTATAGCCATGCACTGCGACCATTTCCATCTCACATATCACAAGGAGAGAAACAGCAAGTAGAAATCAAGGCCAATCACTACTTCTACAGTCCCTATCAAGTCAGTGAACAGACAACCACTGTGAAATTACCGACATCAAGCATTGAGTCACACAGCAAACTCAACCCAGTGTCAGTCTTCGAGGAACAGATCACATATGGACCATACGAAAATATTGAACCCTTCAGTAAG GACAACATGAAAATTCACTTTGAAAACAACAACGCATTCCTGACAGTGACCACAATGGAACGTTTAATTGAAGTATCACACTGGGGAAATATAGCAGTGGAAGAAACACTGGATGTGCGTCATACTGGTGCTACTCTCAAAGGTCCCTTCTCTCGTTACGACTATCAGAGAACTCAAGATggttattcttcaatcaaatcGTTCAAG ACGATCTTGCCAGCTTCTGCCAGAGATGTGTACTATCGCGATGAGATTGGAAACATTTCCACAAGTCATATGATTGAACAAGATGATCATGTTGAATTAGAACTTCGACCACGATTTCCGCTATTTGGTGGTTGGAAATCTCACTACTACATTGGGTATAATGTACCAACATATGAATATCTGTTCAACTCTG GTGACTCCTATGTCCTTCAGATGCGTTTCCTTGACCACATCTATGATGACATGATTGTGGATGAGTTGACTGTCAAGATAATTCTACCAGAGGGTTCTAA GGGAATAGAGTTCAACCCACCCTATGATGTAAACCAGGAAAATCTGCAGCGCCACTACACCTATCTTGACACACTCGGTAGACCAGTCATTGTTGCCCACAAGAATAACCTGGTAGAGCAACATATCCAAGATTTTGAGGTGCATTATACATTCCAAAAGGTGTTGTTACTTCAGGAGCCTCTGCTTGTTGTTGGTGCCTTTTATCTGCTGTTCCTTACTGTTATCGTCTATGTTCGTCTAGATTTCTCCATCTCCAAG GATCCAGCAACGGAATCTCGTCTGCGTGTTGCTGGTTTGGTAGAGCAGATCTTGAAAGTTGAAGACAAGCGCTTCAGTCTGTATCGCAGCTATGACGACACCATCACTAAGTTCAAATCTTCAAAGGATTCTAACT CTTTCAACGATGCGCGTAAGAAGTTGGACCAGGAATATCGTTCCTACACGACTAACATCAATGCCTTCCTTGCCACTCTCAAACAAGAGGGAACTGATGCAGCAGAGAAG GTGTCTGAGATTCAGAAGTTGCAAAGTCAGCTTAAAGATCTTGTTGGACAGTCTGTTCAGCATGCTGAGAGAATCGTGAGTGGAAAGTTCACCAAGGGTCAATATGTGGAGGCAGAACGAGCAAACAGTGCCAAGCGTGAGGATATCATGACCAAGCGTGCTGCTATTATCCAATCATTGGAGTAA